From the genome of Ziziphus jujuba cultivar Dongzao chromosome 6, ASM3175591v1, one region includes:
- the LOC125419085 gene encoding cyclin-dependent protein kinase inhibitor SMR4 encodes MDEECTTPKGRECRIPVVYVCPPPPKKKTACGTKRDPPKNGYFQPPDLDALFVIPTRRQACA; translated from the coding sequence ATGGACGAAGAGTGCACGACGCCGAAGGGGAGAGAATGCCGGATTCCGGTGGTGTACGTGTGCCCGCCGCCTCCGAAGAAGAAAACGGCTTGCGGAACGAAAAGGGACCCACCGAAGAACGGGTATTTCCAGCCGCCTGATCTTGATGCTCTGTTCGTTATTCCTACCAGACGCCAAGCCTGCGCTTAG